From a single Planctellipticum variicoloris genomic region:
- a CDS encoding DUF4129 domain-containing protein, whose product MAKVRREKTLADYVVIAISPALIMLLVGSLSFFLLEASYAGEHRERMQWVLFWFVFGAVLVARIGIEQSPEYAGLFGGVLAAAAGLFCLRFLDSVVIAGLLLAVISWCSWKLTWDCTLIDDSEDASGEGLLQAAGLDQESADRSNQNGALPSKVAQPDEDSETVSEDRPKRAHAPGLWVIYFSLAALPLFGIGQLFIPAADAGRRSWGFQLLAVYVASALGLLLTTSFLGLRRYLRQRKLQMPAAMTRAWLGMGAGLALVLLLLALLLPRPQGEYSVTGLVDKLDAKVREASQYAMLGKDRGEGEGRRIGQQDPQAQKPGEGGKPADRQAEPQGKDQQTDGKRDEHAASGKSENQPGKPPQDGGSGKSSGQGKQQSQQSGQQQQGQQKAPQQGQPQAQPGQPKQPNQQEQAQQNGGKGRNQPAQQPQAPQPQTPPTPPSSNWLGWFASWFRWLIYAAMAIAVLIVAYRNRQAMLAFVRRPWAELLNLWNSLWGWKTGAAEGEAGENAESAVPPRPFASFENPFFSGADRRMTPAQLTLYTYEALEAWSREQAVERSPDQTPLEFADELGRHVPALAKDVGQTVQLYARVVYARKEPGRESMQVLERLWRRMQGAG is encoded by the coding sequence ATGGCGAAAGTGCGCCGCGAGAAAACGCTCGCCGATTACGTGGTCATCGCCATCAGCCCGGCGCTGATCATGCTGCTCGTGGGGAGCCTCTCATTCTTTCTGCTGGAAGCCAGCTACGCCGGCGAGCACCGGGAGCGGATGCAGTGGGTGCTGTTCTGGTTCGTCTTCGGCGCTGTCCTCGTGGCGCGGATCGGCATCGAGCAGAGTCCGGAATACGCCGGCCTGTTTGGCGGCGTCCTGGCCGCCGCGGCGGGACTGTTCTGTCTGCGATTTCTGGATTCCGTCGTCATTGCCGGCCTGCTGCTGGCGGTGATCTCCTGGTGCTCCTGGAAACTCACCTGGGACTGCACGCTGATCGATGACAGCGAAGACGCCTCGGGCGAAGGTCTGCTGCAGGCAGCCGGGCTCGATCAGGAGTCGGCCGACCGATCGAACCAGAACGGAGCTTTGCCATCGAAGGTCGCACAACCGGACGAAGATTCGGAAACGGTATCCGAAGATCGCCCGAAGCGCGCCCATGCCCCGGGCTTGTGGGTCATCTACTTCTCGCTGGCGGCGTTGCCGTTGTTCGGCATCGGGCAGCTCTTCATCCCGGCGGCGGACGCCGGGCGCCGGTCGTGGGGCTTTCAGCTTCTGGCGGTCTACGTGGCCTCGGCCCTGGGGTTGCTGCTGACCACCAGTTTTCTCGGGCTGCGGCGTTACCTCCGACAACGTAAGCTGCAGATGCCCGCCGCGATGACCCGCGCCTGGCTGGGCATGGGGGCCGGTCTGGCGCTGGTACTCCTGCTGCTGGCGCTGCTGCTCCCGCGACCGCAGGGGGAATACTCCGTCACCGGCCTGGTCGACAAATTGGACGCCAAAGTCCGCGAAGCCTCGCAGTACGCGATGCTCGGCAAAGACCGCGGCGAAGGGGAAGGCCGCCGGATTGGCCAGCAGGATCCTCAGGCCCAGAAACCCGGCGAAGGGGGCAAGCCCGCCGATCGACAAGCAGAGCCGCAGGGCAAAGATCAGCAGACCGACGGCAAACGCGACGAGCATGCAGCGTCCGGAAAGTCTGAGAATCAGCCGGGGAAACCTCCGCAGGACGGCGGTTCCGGCAAATCCAGCGGCCAGGGGAAACAACAATCGCAGCAGTCGGGGCAGCAGCAACAAGGACAGCAGAAAGCTCCGCAACAGGGGCAGCCTCAGGCCCAGCCTGGACAGCCGAAACAACCGAATCAGCAGGAGCAGGCTCAGCAGAACGGCGGGAAAGGCCGGAATCAGCCCGCTCAACAGCCGCAGGCCCCGCAGCCGCAGACTCCGCCGACTCCGCCGTCGTCCAACTGGCTCGGCTGGTTCGCCTCGTGGTTCCGCTGGCTGATCTACGCGGCGATGGCGATTGCGGTGCTCATCGTCGCGTACCGCAACCGGCAGGCGATGCTCGCCTTCGTCCGCCGGCCGTGGGCGGAACTGCTCAACCTGTGGAATTCGCTGTGGGGCTGGAAGACCGGCGCTGCCGAAGGGGAAGCTGGAGAGAACGCGGAATCCGCCGTTCCTCCCCGGCCGTTTGCCTCATTCGAAAATCCGTTCTTCAGCGGCGCGGACCGGCGGATGACGCCGGCCCAGCTCACGCTCTACACATACGAAGCATTGGAGGCCTGGTCGCGCGAGCAGGCGGTCGAGCGATCCCCGGACCAGACGCCGCTGGAATTCGCCGACGAACTGGGCCGGCACGTTCCCGCGCTGGCGAAGGACGTCGGGCAGACGGTCCAGCTTTACGCGCGCGTGGTCTATGCCCGGAAAGAGCCGGGCCGGGAGAGCATGCAGGTGCTGGAGCGGTTGTGGCGGCGGATGCAGGGGGCGGGGTGA
- a CDS encoding sugar ABC transporter ATP-binding protein, whose product MSLLQMTGVSKRFGGTQALRNVSLSVLPGRVLALIGENGAGKSTLMKILSGAHPPDSGVMQLDGRPYAPSGPLGARRAGVAMIYQELNLAPHLSVEDNIMLGQEARRFGCLLRRSVQRPRVREALDWLGHPDLRPETPVGELSVAAQQLVEIARALVLDAKVIVFDEPTSSLPQRDVRRLFEVVRRLKEQGRGIVYISHFLEEVRELCDDYAVLRDGESVGSGDLAGVTEEQIVSLMVGRTVEELFPSVPHTAGDTVLQVKDLSGRRSPRDVRLELKRGEIFGLAGLVGAGRTELIRCLFGLDAVRSGRVQVAALTPAASPRSRMQAGLGMVSEDRKREGLAQGQSIADNLTLSRLSPYASAGWLNLSRRREAVSHWLRRLQVKCRDQEQMIGELSGGNQQKVAIARVLHQGAEILLLDEPTRGIDVGTKSEIYRLMGELAASGKTVLFVSSYLTELLAVCDRIGVMSRGRLREVRPTGEWTEESIMNVAVSGEGE is encoded by the coding sequence ATGTCCCTCCTTCAGATGACCGGTGTTTCGAAACGCTTCGGCGGGACGCAGGCCCTGCGGAACGTGTCGCTCTCCGTACTGCCCGGGCGGGTGCTGGCGCTCATTGGCGAGAACGGGGCGGGCAAAAGCACGCTGATGAAAATCCTCAGCGGGGCGCATCCGCCCGATTCGGGAGTGATGCAGCTCGACGGCCGGCCCTATGCACCGTCCGGGCCGCTGGGCGCCCGGCGGGCCGGGGTCGCGATGATCTACCAGGAGCTGAACCTCGCCCCGCATCTGTCGGTCGAGGACAACATCATGCTCGGGCAGGAGGCCCGCCGGTTTGGCTGTCTACTGCGGCGGTCGGTACAGCGACCGCGGGTCCGCGAGGCGCTCGACTGGCTGGGACATCCCGACCTCCGGCCGGAGACCCCCGTCGGCGAACTCTCCGTGGCGGCCCAGCAGCTTGTGGAAATCGCCCGGGCTCTGGTGCTCGACGCCAAGGTGATCGTTTTCGACGAGCCGACCAGTTCGCTTCCGCAGCGCGACGTGCGGCGGCTGTTCGAAGTCGTTCGGCGACTGAAGGAGCAGGGGCGGGGAATCGTTTATATCAGCCACTTTCTCGAAGAAGTCCGGGAACTGTGTGATGACTATGCCGTTTTGAGGGACGGAGAATCCGTCGGTTCCGGCGATCTGGCAGGAGTGACGGAAGAGCAGATCGTCTCGCTGATGGTGGGGCGTACGGTCGAGGAGCTGTTCCCCAGCGTGCCTCACACGGCCGGTGACACTGTTCTGCAGGTGAAAGACCTCTCCGGCCGGCGGTCCCCGCGGGATGTACGACTGGAATTGAAACGGGGAGAGATCTTCGGCCTGGCGGGCCTCGTCGGAGCGGGGCGGACTGAACTGATCCGCTGCCTGTTCGGACTCGACGCCGTTCGATCGGGCCGCGTGCAGGTCGCGGCGCTGACGCCGGCGGCTTCGCCCCGGAGCCGGATGCAGGCCGGTCTGGGAATGGTCTCCGAGGACCGCAAGCGGGAGGGGCTGGCGCAGGGGCAGTCGATCGCCGACAATCTGACGCTCAGCCGGCTGTCCCCCTATGCCAGCGCCGGCTGGTTGAATCTGAGCCGACGGCGGGAAGCCGTCTCCCACTGGCTGCGGCGGCTGCAGGTCAAATGCAGGGACCAGGAACAGATGATCGGCGAGCTGTCGGGCGGCAATCAGCAGAAAGTGGCGATCGCCCGCGTGCTGCATCAGGGAGCCGAGATTCTGCTGCTTGACGAGCCGACGCGCGGGATCGATGTGGGAACCAAGTCGGAGATCTATCGGCTGATGGGCGAACTGGCCGCCTCCGGTAAGACGGTCCTCTTTGTCAGCTCGTACCTGACCGAGCTGCTGGCAGTCTGCGACCGGATCGGCGTGATGAGCCGGGGACGTCTGCGGGAAGTCCGTCCAACCGGCGAGTGGACTGAAGAGTCAATCATGAATGTCGCCGTCAGTGGAGAGGGAGAGTAG
- a CDS encoding formylmethanofuran dehydrogenase subunit C, which translates to MPLVLTTRQPLDLSVEVESLHPLSLRELSMTAIAWLTVAQGNRSIPVGELFDVERTGGDDEEIVFAGDTGRLKRIGEKLAGGRIVVDGSAGMHAGAMMTGGEVFVRGDAADWAGAEMRGGTLRIAGNVGACLGGGYRGSRKGMRGGEIFVGGDAGDEVGTVLRRGLIAVAGNVGHACGFGMLAGSIVVFGRTAAQLGAGMKRGTIVCLNPAEPPDLLPTFRRACDYQPTILRGLLKYLGGQGLPVVREQIEGTFRRHCGDLLELGKGEVLSLIPA; encoded by the coding sequence ATGCCGCTGGTTCTGACCACCCGTCAGCCGCTGGATCTCTCTGTGGAGGTCGAGTCGCTGCATCCGCTCTCGCTCAGAGAACTGTCGATGACAGCGATCGCCTGGTTAACCGTCGCGCAGGGCAACCGGTCCATTCCCGTGGGCGAGCTGTTCGACGTCGAGCGGACCGGGGGCGATGACGAAGAAATCGTTTTCGCAGGCGATACCGGCCGCCTGAAGCGGATCGGCGAGAAGCTGGCCGGCGGTCGGATTGTCGTCGACGGCTCGGCCGGCATGCATGCCGGCGCGATGATGACCGGCGGAGAAGTCTTCGTCCGCGGCGATGCCGCCGACTGGGCGGGGGCCGAGATGCGAGGCGGGACGCTGAGAATTGCGGGGAACGTCGGCGCCTGCCTCGGCGGCGGCTACCGCGGCTCGCGTAAAGGGATGCGCGGCGGAGAGATTTTTGTCGGCGGCGACGCCGGGGACGAAGTCGGTACGGTGTTGCGACGGGGACTGATCGCGGTCGCCGGGAACGTCGGCCACGCCTGCGGCTTCGGCATGCTTGCCGGTTCGATCGTCGTTTTCGGCCGCACCGCCGCGCAACTGGGCGCCGGCATGAAGCGCGGCACGATCGTCTGCCTGAACCCCGCCGAACCGCCGGATCTGTTGCCGACATTCCGGCGTGCGTGCGACTATCAGCCGACGATTCTCCGCGGCCTGCTGAAGTACCTGGGGGGCCAGGGCCTGCCAGTAGTCCGCGAACAGATTGAGGGGACATTCCGCCGCCATTGCGGCGATCTGCTGGAACTGGGAAAAGGGGAAGTCCTCAGCCTGATCCCCGCCTGA
- a CDS encoding DUF58 domain-containing protein: MRWILGAILLLIVGMVFQLGLLVYAMYVLLGVLVVSRYLAREWIQNVVVTRECSRLTARIGETVAVIVTLKNSGRWPIPWLLVEDSVPRDALAERPPRITLEGKRVGILQFSAGGEKRLLYQVTFNRRGYYQLGPLLLESGDLFGLHRRFRVESEPHYVLVYPRVVAIEGYNIASRRPIGEVRLTYRLFEDPTRIAGVREYRAGDSLNRIHWRATARTGALHSKVYEPSCVAGMTLLLDFHRDSYPARGEPHRSDLAVTTAASLANAVYQLGQQFGLMTNGRDAADRIRQEGARHEFRTRAMAKDSTGMLDQNDRLRPVVVETRRGAEQLQRILETLARVELTDGLTFPQFTQEVASRMPRDATVVAILSEVPPETAIALGNLRRSGFAVTAVLTLPNDDRTNEGAGRLMAEGVSIRSIGNEVEISSLCGEQWVR; this comes from the coding sequence ATGAGATGGATCCTCGGGGCCATCCTGCTGCTGATCGTCGGCATGGTGTTCCAGCTCGGGCTGCTGGTCTACGCGATGTACGTCCTTCTGGGCGTGCTCGTCGTCAGCCGGTATCTGGCCCGCGAGTGGATTCAGAACGTCGTCGTCACCCGCGAATGCAGCCGCCTGACGGCCCGGATCGGCGAGACGGTCGCGGTCATTGTCACGCTGAAAAACTCCGGGCGCTGGCCAATTCCCTGGCTGCTCGTGGAAGATTCCGTCCCGCGCGACGCCCTCGCCGAGCGACCTCCGCGGATCACGCTGGAGGGCAAGCGGGTTGGAATTCTCCAATTTTCAGCGGGCGGCGAGAAACGCCTGCTGTACCAGGTGACGTTCAACCGCCGGGGCTATTATCAGCTCGGACCGCTGCTGCTGGAGAGCGGCGACCTGTTCGGGCTGCATCGCCGGTTCCGCGTCGAATCGGAGCCGCACTACGTGCTCGTCTATCCCCGCGTGGTCGCCATTGAGGGCTACAACATCGCCTCCCGCCGGCCAATCGGCGAAGTCCGTCTGACGTATCGCCTGTTCGAAGATCCGACGCGCATCGCCGGCGTCCGCGAGTACCGGGCGGGCGATTCCCTCAACCGCATCCACTGGCGGGCCACCGCCCGGACTGGGGCTCTGCACTCAAAGGTCTACGAACCGTCGTGCGTGGCCGGCATGACGCTGCTGCTCGACTTCCATCGCGACAGCTACCCGGCACGTGGAGAGCCGCATCGTTCCGATCTGGCGGTGACGACGGCTGCGTCGCTCGCGAACGCCGTGTATCAGCTCGGACAGCAGTTTGGCCTGATGACCAACGGCCGCGACGCTGCCGACCGGATCCGCCAGGAAGGGGCGCGCCACGAGTTCCGGACCCGCGCGATGGCCAAGGACTCGACCGGCATGCTCGATCAGAACGACCGTCTCCGCCCGGTCGTCGTGGAAACCCGCCGGGGAGCCGAACAGCTCCAGCGGATTCTGGAGACGCTGGCCCGCGTCGAGCTGACCGACGGTCTGACCTTCCCGCAGTTCACGCAGGAAGTCGCCAGCCGGATGCCGCGCGACGCGACCGTCGTGGCGATCCTGTCGGAGGTCCCCCCCGAGACGGCGATTGCGCTCGGCAACCTGCGTCGTTCCGGCTTCGCGGTGACTGCGGTCCTGACTTTGCCCAACGATGACCGTACGAACGAAGGGGCCGGCCGGCTGATGGCCGAAGGGGTCAGCATCCGCAGCATCGGCAACGAAGTGGAGATCTCCAGTCTCTGCGGCGAACAGTGGGTGAGGTGA
- a CDS encoding ABC transporter permease: MIAPAGLSQTESGPKDGRGRLLRRWISELGPLLALVLVFTGFALAESAMSGRSVFTSSDNIRTMLVNSSVVGICALGMTVVIIAGGIDLSVGTGIALCATVLAAALLNGMPAVPALLLTLLAGTLLGVVNGLLVSLLRVVPFIVTLGTMTIFLGAAKLLATYASNSQTVRPNPETQVPPALLALLSTRNAALWPTELTGNSAIDGWYDYLRHPAGLWCGLLLALSVAALLRYSIFGRYVYALGSNEATARLCGVNVPLNRIAVYAVCGLFVGLAGIYQFSRLSSGNPTSGLGLELKVIAAVVIGGGSLSGGRGSVLGTLAGAAMMSVISSGCTQLELSNDVQDIIIGAVIIAAVSLDQWRQRRGQTS; the protein is encoded by the coding sequence ATGATCGCGCCGGCGGGTCTGTCTCAGACGGAATCGGGGCCGAAAGACGGACGGGGGCGACTGCTGCGCCGCTGGATCAGCGAACTCGGCCCGCTGCTGGCCCTGGTGCTCGTCTTCACCGGCTTTGCGCTGGCCGAGAGCGCGATGTCCGGCCGATCGGTCTTCACCTCCTCCGACAATATCCGGACGATGCTGGTCAACAGCAGCGTGGTCGGCATCTGCGCCCTCGGCATGACTGTCGTGATCATTGCTGGTGGCATTGATCTGTCGGTCGGGACGGGGATTGCCCTCTGCGCCACCGTCCTGGCGGCAGCCCTCCTGAACGGGATGCCGGCTGTTCCGGCCCTGCTCCTCACGCTGCTCGCCGGAACGCTCCTGGGTGTCGTGAACGGCTTGCTGGTCAGTCTGCTGCGCGTCGTCCCCTTCATCGTGACCCTGGGGACGATGACCATTTTCCTGGGCGCCGCCAAGCTCCTGGCGACGTATGCCAGCAACTCACAGACGGTCCGTCCCAATCCCGAAACTCAGGTCCCGCCCGCGCTGCTGGCCTTGCTGAGCACTCGGAATGCGGCCCTGTGGCCGACGGAACTGACGGGAAATTCCGCCATCGACGGCTGGTACGACTATCTGCGGCACCCCGCCGGATTGTGGTGCGGTCTGCTGCTTGCGCTCTCCGTGGCCGCCCTGCTCCGATACTCGATCTTCGGCCGGTACGTCTACGCGCTCGGTTCGAACGAAGCCACGGCCCGACTGTGCGGCGTCAATGTCCCGCTGAATCGGATTGCCGTGTACGCAGTTTGCGGACTGTTTGTCGGATTGGCCGGAATCTACCAGTTCTCTCGGCTCTCCAGCGGCAACCCGACGTCGGGTCTGGGGCTGGAATTGAAGGTAATCGCGGCGGTCGTCATCGGCGGCGGCAGCCTCAGCGGCGGACGGGGCTCGGTCCTCGGAACGCTGGCAGGCGCAGCGATGATGTCCGTCATCTCCAGCGGCTGCACCCAGCTCGAACTGAGCAACGACGTACAGGACATCATCATCGGCGCAGTCATCATCGCCGCGGTCAGCCTGGACCAGTGGCGGCAACGGCGCGGCCAGACATCTTGA
- a CDS encoding M28 family peptidase, protein MTRADGVNVQTTISKLPLVESAADRFQRRLTLLGLLVALPCAVIVGWIAADPLPGESTRNASTPQRPAPVNIVRAAAPAPVPVTAEKPVVAAHPLKPATGYEPLAIDIADAAVEARLSEDVAYLSHDDRQGRGVGTEGLDQAAEYIASAFGQAGLRTDLYDGQPYHEFMLTPKLGLGSTNELKISGPDGNETAWSVGREFTPLSLSGSANFNVPLVFVGYGITAPPLEYDDYHELDVQGKAVIILRHEPQQSDPDSKFEGLQHTQYAFFAQKVSNAADHGAAAVILVTDAHEIETRRLEHRGSEPDENAIDPLLQFQVGTSLGRRRIPVVHCRRSAVEPLVELALGESLESLEKQIDESGQAQSRPLTGWNLQGAVSVIPKGRTLKNVIAALPGTDPADGEVVVVGAHYDHLGLGGWGSLSSEGGKAIHNGADDNASGTAVLMEIARLLAARPEPLRRHVLFMAFTAEEMGLIGSKRYVQNPLVPLQQTVAMVNLDMVGRLRKDELTMYGTGTARQFSEMVDRLGAAYDLKLRHRPSGYGPSDHASFYERGVPVLHLFTGFHPQYHRPDDDFETLNIPGMGKLARYTADIVAEIATAEERPQPSASGDVSESLAQLAPIERAGAQPADAGRPANVSRSLTGAPPKAYLGVVIDRTYNEAGYGIARVIKGGPAERAGLRAGDVVLRFGPKEVLQPKDLIDEISRSRAGAPTSLTIRRGSLEFDATVILAEVRR, encoded by the coding sequence GTGACTCGTGCAGATGGTGTGAACGTGCAGACGACAATCTCCAAACTCCCGCTGGTGGAATCCGCCGCCGACCGCTTCCAGCGCCGGCTGACGCTGCTCGGACTGCTGGTCGCTTTGCCGTGCGCCGTGATCGTCGGCTGGATCGCCGCCGATCCGCTGCCGGGCGAATCCACGCGGAACGCGTCGACGCCACAAAGACCGGCTCCCGTGAATATCGTCCGTGCGGCTGCCCCCGCTCCCGTTCCCGTGACTGCCGAGAAGCCGGTTGTCGCCGCTCATCCGCTGAAGCCCGCAACCGGTTACGAACCGCTGGCCATCGATATCGCAGACGCCGCCGTCGAAGCCCGGCTCAGTGAAGATGTGGCCTATCTGTCCCACGACGATCGCCAGGGACGCGGGGTCGGCACCGAGGGGCTCGATCAGGCGGCTGAGTATATTGCGAGCGCCTTCGGCCAGGCCGGACTCCGCACGGATCTCTACGACGGGCAGCCCTACCACGAGTTTATGCTGACGCCGAAACTGGGGCTGGGTTCCACCAACGAACTCAAGATCTCCGGACCGGACGGCAACGAGACGGCCTGGAGCGTCGGCCGCGAATTCACGCCCCTCTCGCTGAGCGGTTCGGCCAATTTCAACGTGCCGCTGGTCTTCGTCGGCTACGGCATCACCGCTCCGCCGCTCGAATACGACGACTATCACGAGCTCGACGTGCAGGGCAAAGCCGTCATCATCCTTCGGCATGAGCCGCAGCAGAGCGACCCGGACAGCAAGTTCGAGGGCCTGCAGCATACTCAGTACGCATTCTTCGCCCAGAAGGTCAGCAATGCCGCCGACCACGGTGCGGCCGCCGTGATCCTGGTGACCGACGCCCACGAAATCGAAACCCGCAGACTCGAACATCGCGGAAGCGAACCGGACGAGAACGCCATCGATCCCCTGCTGCAGTTTCAGGTCGGCACGAGTCTGGGCCGACGGCGCATCCCCGTGGTCCATTGCCGCCGGTCGGCCGTTGAGCCGCTGGTCGAGTTGGCGCTTGGCGAATCCCTGGAGAGCCTTGAGAAGCAGATCGACGAAAGCGGCCAGGCCCAGAGTCGACCGCTGACCGGATGGAACCTGCAGGGCGCCGTCTCAGTGATCCCCAAAGGTCGGACCTTGAAAAACGTCATTGCGGCCCTGCCTGGGACTGACCCGGCCGATGGTGAAGTTGTAGTCGTCGGTGCTCACTACGATCATCTGGGCCTGGGGGGCTGGGGTTCGCTCTCTTCGGAAGGGGGCAAGGCAATTCACAACGGGGCGGATGACAACGCGTCGGGAACCGCAGTCCTGATGGAAATCGCCCGTCTGCTGGCGGCCCGTCCGGAACCGCTCCGCCGGCATGTGCTGTTTATGGCGTTCACGGCCGAGGAAATGGGACTGATCGGCAGCAAGCGCTACGTGCAGAATCCACTCGTCCCGCTGCAGCAGACCGTCGCGATGGTCAATCTCGACATGGTCGGGCGGCTGCGCAAGGACGAACTGACGATGTACGGCACCGGCACGGCCCGCCAGTTTTCCGAGATGGTCGATCGCCTGGGCGCAGCCTACGACCTCAAGCTCCGGCATCGACCGAGCGGTTACGGCCCGAGCGACCACGCGTCGTTCTACGAACGCGGAGTCCCGGTGCTGCACCTGTTTACCGGCTTTCATCCGCAGTATCACCGCCCGGACGATGACTTCGAGACGCTCAACATCCCCGGCATGGGCAAACTGGCCCGGTATACGGCCGACATCGTCGCCGAGATCGCCACCGCCGAAGAACGACCGCAGCCGTCGGCGTCGGGCGACGTTTCCGAGTCCCTGGCGCAGCTCGCACCGATCGAGCGTGCCGGAGCCCAGCCAGCCGACGCCGGTCGACCGGCGAATGTCAGTCGTTCGCTGACCGGCGCGCCTCCCAAGGCCTATCTCGGTGTGGTGATCGACCGGACCTACAACGAGGCGGGTTACGGGATCGCTCGGGTCATCAAGGGCGGCCCCGCCGAGCGGGCCGGTCTGCGGGCCGGCGACGTCGTGCTGCGATTCGGCCCGAAAGAAGTGCTGCAGCCGAAGGATCTGATCGACGAGATCAGCCGCTCCCGGGCCGGCGCCCCCACCAGCCTGACGATCCGCCGGGGCTCGCTGGAATTCGACGCAACGGTGATCTTGGCGGAGGTGCGGCGGTAG
- a CDS encoding substrate-binding domain-containing protein: MKRCLVLACAVILAAGCSGGGGATPAGTADGGTKTLRIAMIPKGTTHEFWRSVHAGAEKAAKELGGVEILWKGPATEDDRESQISLVQEFIVQKVDGICLAPLDAAALVPYVEESVEKKIPVVVFDSGLAKEDAIVSYVATDNRKGGELAAHRLAEVLGKQGNVIMLRYNKGSESTEQREEGFLETLSKDYPDIKVLSSDQYAGTKPEQSLANADQILRKYKDEVNGIFAVCEPNATGVLKALENLDLATKVKFVAFDPNAPLIAGLEAKKVDGIVLQDPVTMGYDSVMAMVKHLRGEKVEKRISTGEYVATPENMHDEQMTKLLKPEQH, encoded by the coding sequence ATGAAGCGATGTCTGGTGCTGGCGTGTGCCGTGATTCTGGCCGCAGGCTGTTCCGGCGGCGGCGGTGCAACCCCCGCCGGCACGGCCGACGGCGGAACGAAAACGCTCCGGATCGCAATGATTCCCAAAGGAACCACTCACGAATTCTGGCGGTCGGTCCACGCCGGCGCCGAGAAGGCGGCGAAGGAACTGGGGGGCGTGGAAATCCTCTGGAAAGGCCCCGCGACCGAGGACGATCGCGAAAGCCAGATCAGCCTGGTGCAGGAATTCATCGTTCAGAAAGTCGACGGCATCTGCCTGGCGCCGCTCGATGCCGCGGCCCTGGTGCCATATGTTGAGGAATCCGTCGAAAAGAAGATCCCGGTCGTGGTCTTCGACAGCGGGCTTGCGAAAGAGGACGCGATCGTCTCCTACGTGGCGACCGACAATCGCAAAGGGGGAGAACTTGCCGCGCACCGCCTGGCGGAAGTTCTGGGCAAGCAGGGCAACGTCATCATGCTTCGATACAACAAAGGGAGCGAGAGCACCGAGCAGCGAGAAGAGGGCTTCCTGGAAACTCTTTCGAAGGATTATCCGGACATCAAGGTCCTTTCGTCGGACCAGTATGCGGGGACCAAACCCGAACAATCGCTGGCCAACGCCGACCAGATTCTGCGCAAGTACAAGGACGAAGTGAATGGGATCTTCGCGGTCTGCGAGCCCAACGCAACCGGCGTTCTGAAAGCCTTGGAGAATCTCGATCTGGCGACCAAGGTCAAGTTTGTTGCCTTCGACCCAAACGCCCCGCTGATCGCCGGGCTGGAAGCGAAGAAGGTCGACGGGATCGTCCTGCAGGACCCCGTCACGATGGGCTACGATTCTGTAATGGCGATGGTCAAGCACCTTCGCGGCGAAAAGGTCGAGAAGCGGATCAGCACCGGCGAGTACGTCGCCACGCCGGAGAACATGCACGACGAGCAGATGACGAAACTGCTCAAACCGGAGCAGCACTGA